From a single Lolium rigidum isolate FL_2022 chromosome 7, APGP_CSIRO_Lrig_0.1, whole genome shotgun sequence genomic region:
- the LOC124675173 gene encoding probable glutathione S-transferase GSTU6, with the protein MAAGDDLKLLGAWPSPFVVRVKLALSFKGLSYEDIEEDLASKSELLLSSNPVHKKVPVLLHSGKPICESMVIVQYIDEAFTGTGPSLLSSDPHERAIARFWAAYVDDKLVTSWVQSFRGKTEEDKSESTKQMFAALQTLEGALRECSKGEGYFGGESVGLVDVSLGGLLSWLNATEEMSGTKIFDPVKTPLLAAWAERFRELDGAKLALPDKDRMVEFIQKRQAQAAAAVAASEK; encoded by the exons ATGGCCGCAGGAGATGACCTGAAGCTGCTCGGCGCATGGCCAAGTCCATTTGTCGTCAGGGTGAAGCTTGCACTGAGCTTCAAGGGCCTGAGCTACGAGGACATCGAGGAGGACCTAGCTAGCAAGAGCGAGCTCCTCCTCAGCTCCAACCCGGTGCACAAGAAGGTGCCCGTGCTTCTCCACAGCGGGAAGCCCATCTGCGAGTCCATGGTAATCGTGCAGTACATCGACGAGGCGTTCACTGGCACCGGCCCCTCCTTGCTTTCCTCCGATCCCCATGAGCGTGCCATTGCCCGCTTCTGGGCCGCCTACGTCGATGACAAG CTTGTCACCTCGTGGGTGCAGTCGTTCAGGGGCAAGACAGAGGAGGACAAGTCCGAGAGCACCAAGCAGATGTTTGCTGCACTGCAGACTTTGGAGGGAGCCCTGAGGGAGTGCTCCAAGGGGGAGGGATACTTCGGCGGTGAAAGCGTCGGACTCGTCGATGTTTCGCTGGGGGGTCTGCTTTCGTGGCTGAACGCGACCGAGGAGATGTCCGGGACCAAGATTTTTGATCCCGTTAAGACTCCGCTCCTAGCGGCATGGGCGGAGCGCTTCAGAGAGCTTGATGGCGCCAAGTTGGCCTTGCCGGACAAAGACAGGATGGTCGAGTTCATCCAGAAGAGGCAGGCACAGGCTGCCGCGGCCGTTGCAGCTTCAGAGAAGTAG